Sequence from the Puniceicoccaceae bacterium genome:
GTGGTGTGGGAGCGGGGGAGTCAACGCCCCTCGCTACCCGATTTCTCCTTTAATTATTTGAGAAGGTTCCATTGCGGGAATTCTTGAGTGTTTAAAATCTTTGATATTCCGCGTCGCGATAAGCTCGACTTTGCTGGATTCTGACACGGCTTCGATTACGGCATCTTCAAAATCTGTGATTTTGCTTTTGAGTGCCTGCTTGAACGTCTTCGAGGAAATACTGCCTACTTTGCAAATCTCCAAAAGACGTTCCAGTAACTGACGTGCTTTGTATTCTCCCAATACTTTCTTTCCGAGGTAGTGAAGAGTTGTGATCGTGGTAGGAGCTACAATTCCTTCAATTTCTTTCTTTTCTATTTTTCCAATGAGCGATGCAGAATCTCTCCAGAATGGTTCCCTAGCCAACCAAACATCCAGAATCACATTGGTATCGATTAGTATTTTCATAAATACTTTTCTTCCAGATGTTTATTTTAATATTCTTCGTTAAATTAGATAGGACTATTTTTTAATGCTCCGATCATTGAAAGTGTTATCGGCGGAAGTTCTTCGTCCAAACTTTCATCAGATTCATTCTTGATGTAATCACCAAAAATTTTCGACACGGACGTTCCTTTCCTTTGAGCAAGCCGTTTCGCTTTGCGAATCAGTGCTTCTTCCATTCGAAGAGTAAGTTTTGTTTGCATGACGTGTAATTTGGTCAATTTGCACGTATTGTCAATTTTTCTTGGAGAACGTCAATAGGGGTCATCCCCATGGAATCGATAAAGGTCGCATGTGGGATGAAGCGGTGGAGTGGTTTTGCATAGGAGGCATTGCAGAGGTGTGGGATCGGTTTAGATTTCGGTTGGTTCGGATCAGCAGTCCCGCTGTTCGGGATCATGTCGTCTCGACGTCTGATCACTTCCTTTGCGCTGATTCGAAAAACCCACAGGCACACTCCCAAGCCTCCCTATTGAGCGTAGCCGAATTCGGGAGAATTCGGAGCGTCGTTGCAGTTCGAGATTCCATTACGAATGATTGGTTTTGAGACTGAACCCAGGATTTGAAAAACACCGTTCGGCAGATGCCGAACTCAAAACGCTCCGATCCATCGGAGCTGCAAAAACCCAGACGAGTCGGGGACATAAGTAGAAAGCTTTTTGGCGCTGTGCAACAGCGTTATGTGCTCCCAAGCTTCGCTCAGACATATCTTGAGGAAGATCCAAAGTTACCGGGAATGAATCCACAAGAACAGGAAAAATCTTTATAATTTGCGTTTGACCCCTTCGAATTTCGCTTCAGTAGTGGTATCGCATTTGAAGGAAAGCCACTCCATTGTCTGTGACCTTATAGACAATCCTATGCTCTTCTGTGATTCTTCGAGACCAGCATCCTGATAGGTTGTGTCTCAGAGCTTCCGGTTTGCCGATTCCTTCGAAAGGGCTTCTCTGAATATCTTTGATGAGCTGGTGGATTCTTTTCGTGATCCGCTTGTCGGTCTTTTGCCAATAGAGGTAGTCCTCCCAGGCTTCTGGGGTGATAATCAGATTCATGCTTCGAGATCGATCTCCCGTACCTCAGCTTTTCCTTTCTCTAGGTTTTCCTGAGCCGAAGCCAGTCTTTTAGCGTTCGCTGGACTCCTGAGAAGATAAGCGGTCTCCTCAAGGGCCTCGTAGTCCTCCAGCGAGATCATGACGACGGACTGGTTCCTCTTGCGAGTGATGATGACCGGGTCT
This genomic interval carries:
- a CDS encoding type II toxin-antitoxin system prevent-host-death family antitoxin, with translation DPVIITRKRNQSVVMISLEDYEALEETAYLLRSPANAKRLASAQENLEKGKAEVREIDLEA
- a CDS encoding Txe/YoeB family addiction module toxin, with product MNLIITPEAWEDYLYWQKTDKRITKRIHQLIKDIQRSPFEGIGKPEALRHNLSGCWSRRITEEHRIVYKVTDNGVAFLQMRYHY
- a CDS encoding DUF6364 family protein, which produces MQTKLTLRMEEALIRKAKRLAQRKGTSVSKIFGDYIKNESDESLDEELPPITLSMIGALKNSPI
- a CDS encoding PIN domain-containing protein; amino-acid sequence: MKILIDTNVILDVWLAREPFWRDSASLIGKIEKKEIEGIVAPTTITTLHYLGKKVLGEYKARQLLERLLEICKVGSISSKTFKQALKSKITDFEDAVIEAVSESSKVELIATRNIKDFKHSRIPAMEPSQIIKGEIG